One window of Elusimicrobiota bacterium genomic DNA carries:
- a CDS encoding PAS domain S-box protein: MNDPFRSVESRLTAGFVLAALLLVGVGAFALRSIRSYQRLNGTEKRMYAVLGTLDSMQDQLNVAESAQRSYLLTGDAARLVPLETAERQFDRRYKGLLAMTNDPALLLRAKVFAGAIRDRLATLRRTAEIRRREGLAAAQTAVRTGPGSRQGERVRALAAEIDLEERRLLMENARRADAAGRQAVLVILLGNTLALLFLAGAGMIVLYDLRRRDLAERRLRESEAALQDFLDGANDLIQSVGPDGRFIFVNNAWRQTLGYGEGELAALTVWDVVAPDCRESCMKLFQRVLEGATLRHVETVFLTRDGRRVLVEGSANPRLENGRAVATRAIFRDVTARREAEEALERSIRELKDTKYALDRSAIVSISDAAGRIIYVNEAFCAVTGYAREELLGQNHRLLKSGHHPPEFFEAMWRTISGGRVWQGEVLDKAKDGALFWLHMTITPLLGENGKPERFVSIHFDISARKEAERGFAETTARLKSVLDAATQSSIIATDTQGLITVFNTGAERMLGYKASEMVGKRTPEILHLPEEAEAHGRELKELLGRPVEGFDIFVEQARAGRYEEREWTYVRKDGGRITVNLTVTALHGADGEIQGFLGIAVDVTERRWAERALMESEERWQFALEGSGDGVWDWDLRRNAVYFSPRWKAMIGYADAELPDKMEEWTKRVHPDDLPGVQELLQKHFRRESPVYVSEHRMRCKDGAWKWILDRGKVTSWTEDGRPQRMVGTHSDVTERKRAEEELRKLSLAVQQSPAAIVVTDVAGNIEYVNPKFTELTGYAPEEALGKNPRILKSGEQPAEFYRELWTTILGGGTWKGELHNRKKDGELYWETVSISPVKNAEGVVTHFVAVKEDVSERKRAAEELARARDAALEAARTKSAFLANMSHEIRTPMNAIIGMTGLLIDAGLDARQREFAETIRTAGDTLLAIINDILDFSKIESGKLTLESVEFDLRKELEDCVTLLAQRAQSKSVEMTAFVDGEVSSIVRGDPGRLRQVLFNLLGNAVKFTAKGDVALRVEKEFEGEDRVVLRFTVADTGIGIPPETQKRLFQAFTQADASTTRKFGGTGLGLAICRQLVELMGGTIGVESVPGKGSTFWFRLPLGRGKGAEPAAAPVRELSGVRVLVVDDNRHNREIVSHQLASWKVVCEAVEGAPKALERLRAACAEKRPFGLVITDMQMPDVDGLSLAHSIRDDAALCAPKVVLLTSMGTGMTGEELREHGLSACLGKPVRQAALLDTLARVLGARAPSGRSAAPDAASLHVPDAAQRGRRRFFRILVAEDNAVNQKIVVLQLEKLGYRADVAGDGKEALAALEGGRYGLVLMDCQMPVLDGYEAARELRRREGGLRRVPVVAMTAHALEGDRERCLAAGMDDYLAKPVRLEDLGSALARWDIGIDPRLLAELKELAGPENVGDYRKLLQVFLEETSKRLAEVKEACAAKDADRVAALAHGLKGSSGNVGARWFAQYCMRLEELAKAGEFDGTPVVLDALAGEFGRVRRVFEDELSALPSA, from the coding sequence ATGAACGATCCCTTCCGCTCGGTCGAAAGCCGCCTGACCGCGGGCTTCGTGCTGGCCGCCCTCCTGCTCGTGGGCGTCGGCGCCTTCGCCCTGCGCAGCATCCGCAGCTATCAGCGCCTCAACGGGACGGAGAAGCGGATGTACGCCGTCCTGGGCACGCTCGACTCGATGCAGGATCAGTTGAACGTCGCGGAATCCGCGCAGCGCAGCTACCTGCTGACCGGCGACGCGGCCCGGCTCGTCCCCCTGGAGACGGCGGAACGCCAGTTCGACCGCCGCTACAAGGGTCTCCTCGCGATGACGAACGACCCCGCGCTGCTGCTCCGTGCGAAAGTCTTCGCCGGAGCGATCCGGGATCGCCTCGCGACCCTGCGCCGGACGGCGGAGATCCGGCGCCGGGAAGGGCTCGCGGCCGCCCAGACGGCCGTCCGCACGGGCCCGGGGAGCCGGCAGGGCGAGCGCGTCCGCGCCCTCGCGGCCGAGATCGACCTCGAGGAGCGGCGTCTCCTCATGGAGAACGCGCGCCGCGCGGACGCGGCCGGGCGGCAGGCCGTCCTCGTCATCCTGCTCGGGAACACGCTCGCGCTCCTCTTCCTCGCCGGCGCGGGGATGATCGTCCTCTACGACCTGCGCCGGCGCGACCTCGCCGAGCGCCGTCTGCGCGAGAGCGAGGCGGCCCTCCAGGACTTCCTCGACGGCGCCAACGACCTCATCCAGAGCGTCGGGCCCGACGGCCGCTTCATCTTCGTCAACAACGCCTGGCGGCAGACCCTCGGCTACGGCGAGGGCGAGCTCGCGGCGCTGACGGTCTGGGACGTCGTCGCCCCCGACTGCCGCGAAAGCTGCATGAAGCTCTTCCAGCGCGTGCTCGAGGGGGCGACGCTCCGTCACGTCGAGACCGTCTTCCTCACCCGGGACGGGCGCCGGGTCCTCGTCGAGGGGAGCGCGAACCCGCGCCTGGAGAACGGCCGTGCGGTCGCCACGCGCGCCATCTTCCGCGACGTCACCGCGCGGCGCGAGGCGGAGGAGGCGCTGGAGCGCTCCATCCGCGAGCTCAAGGACACGAAGTACGCGCTCGACCGCTCGGCCATCGTCTCCATCTCCGACGCCGCGGGGCGGATCATCTACGTCAACGAGGCCTTCTGCGCCGTCACCGGCTACGCGCGCGAGGAGCTTCTCGGGCAGAACCACCGGCTCCTCAAGTCCGGGCACCACCCGCCCGAGTTCTTCGAGGCGATGTGGCGGACGATCTCGGGCGGCCGGGTGTGGCAGGGGGAGGTGCTCGACAAAGCCAAGGACGGCGCGCTCTTCTGGCTCCACATGACCATCACGCCGCTGCTGGGAGAGAACGGGAAGCCCGAGCGCTTCGTCTCCATCCACTTCGACATCAGCGCGCGCAAGGAGGCGGAGCGGGGCTTCGCCGAGACGACGGCGCGCCTGAAGTCCGTCCTCGATGCCGCGACCCAGTCCTCGATCATCGCGACCGACACCCAGGGGCTCATCACGGTCTTCAACACGGGCGCCGAGCGCATGCTCGGCTACAAGGCCTCCGAGATGGTCGGCAAACGCACCCCGGAGATCCTCCACCTCCCTGAGGAGGCCGAGGCCCACGGCCGCGAGCTCAAGGAGCTCCTCGGGCGGCCCGTGGAGGGCTTCGACATCTTCGTCGAGCAGGCCCGCGCCGGCCGCTACGAGGAGCGCGAGTGGACCTATGTGCGCAAGGACGGCGGCCGCATCACCGTCAACCTGACCGTCACCGCGCTGCACGGCGCCGACGGGGAGATCCAGGGCTTCCTGGGCATCGCGGTGGACGTCACCGAGCGGCGCTGGGCGGAGCGCGCGCTCATGGAGAGCGAGGAGCGCTGGCAGTTCGCCCTCGAGGGCTCCGGCGACGGGGTCTGGGACTGGGACCTGCGGCGCAACGCCGTCTATTTCTCGCCGCGCTGGAAGGCGATGATCGGCTACGCGGACGCGGAGCTCCCCGATAAGATGGAGGAGTGGACCAAGCGGGTGCACCCCGACGACCTCCCGGGCGTCCAGGAGCTCCTCCAGAAGCATTTCCGCCGCGAGAGCCCGGTCTACGTCTCCGAGCACCGCATGCGCTGCAAGGACGGCGCGTGGAAGTGGATCCTCGACCGCGGCAAGGTCACCTCCTGGACGGAGGACGGCCGGCCTCAGCGCATGGTCGGGACGCACTCCGACGTCACGGAGCGCAAGCGCGCCGAAGAGGAATTGCGCAAGCTCTCGCTGGCCGTCCAGCAGAGCCCGGCCGCCATCGTGGTGACCGACGTCGCCGGGAACATCGAGTACGTGAACCCCAAGTTCACCGAGCTCACCGGCTACGCGCCGGAAGAGGCGCTCGGGAAGAACCCCCGCATCCTCAAGTCGGGCGAGCAGCCCGCCGAGTTCTACCGCGAGCTCTGGACGACCATCCTCGGGGGAGGGACCTGGAAGGGCGAGCTGCACAACCGCAAGAAGGACGGCGAGCTCTACTGGGAGACCGTCTCCATCTCTCCCGTGAAGAACGCCGAGGGGGTCGTGACGCACTTCGTCGCCGTCAAGGAGGACGTCTCGGAGCGCAAGCGCGCGGCCGAGGAGCTCGCCCGCGCCCGCGACGCCGCGCTCGAAGCGGCGCGGACGAAGTCCGCCTTCCTCGCCAACATGAGTCATGAGATCCGCACCCCGATGAACGCCATCATCGGCATGACGGGCCTCCTCATCGACGCGGGGCTCGACGCGCGTCAGCGCGAGTTCGCCGAGACCATCCGCACCGCCGGCGACACCCTGCTCGCGATCATCAACGACATCCTGGATTTCTCGAAGATCGAATCCGGGAAGCTCACGCTCGAGTCCGTCGAGTTCGACCTGCGCAAGGAGCTCGAGGACTGCGTCACCCTGCTCGCCCAGCGCGCGCAGAGCAAGAGCGTCGAGATGACCGCCTTCGTGGACGGCGAGGTCTCCTCCATCGTGCGCGGAGACCCCGGGCGCCTGCGCCAGGTCCTCTTCAATCTGCTCGGCAACGCGGTCAAGTTCACGGCCAAGGGGGACGTCGCCCTGCGCGTCGAGAAGGAGTTCGAGGGGGAGGACCGCGTCGTCCTCCGCTTCACGGTCGCCGACACGGGCATCGGCATCCCGCCGGAGACCCAGAAGCGCCTTTTCCAGGCGTTCACGCAGGCGGACGCCTCGACGACGCGGAAGTTCGGCGGCACGGGGCTCGGCCTCGCCATCTGCCGCCAGCTCGTCGAGCTCATGGGCGGGACCATCGGGGTCGAGAGCGTCCCCGGCAAGGGCTCCACCTTCTGGTTCCGCCTGCCCCTGGGCCGCGGCAAGGGCGCGGAGCCCGCCGCCGCGCCGGTCCGAGAGCTCTCCGGCGTGCGCGTCCTGGTCGTCGACGACAACCGCCACAACCGCGAGATCGTGAGCCACCAGCTCGCCTCCTGGAAGGTCGTCTGCGAGGCGGTCGAGGGGGCCCCGAAGGCCCTCGAGCGCCTGCGCGCCGCCTGCGCCGAGAAGCGGCCCTTCGGACTCGTCATCACCGACATGCAGATGCCGGACGTCGACGGCCTCTCGCTGGCGCACAGCATCCGGGACGACGCCGCGCTGTGCGCCCCGAAGGTCGTGCTCCTGACCTCGATGGGCACCGGCATGACGGGCGAGGAGCTGCGCGAACACGGGCTCAGCGCCTGCCTCGGCAAGCCGGTGCGTCAGGCCGCCCTGCTCGACACCCTCGCGCGCGTTCTGGGCGCCCGGGCGCCGTCGGGCCGCAGCGCCGCGCCCGATGCGGCCTCCCTGCACGTCCCCGACGCCGCCCAGCGCGGGCGCCGCCGCTTCTTCCGCATCCTCGTCGCGGAGGACAACGCCGTCAACCAGAAGATCGTCGTCCTGCAGCTCGAGAAGCTCGGCTACCGCGCCGACGTCGCGGGCGACGGCAAGGAGGCGCTCGCGGCGCTCGAAGGAGGGCGCTACGGCCTCGTGCTCATGGATTGTCAGATGCCGGTCCTCGACGGCTACGAGGCGGCGCGCGAGCTGCGCCGCCGCGAGGGCGGGCTCCGGCGCGTGCCGGTCGTCGCGATGACCGCCCATGCGCTCGAGGGCGACCGCGAGCGCTGCCTGGCCGCGGGCATGGACGATTACCTGGCGAAGCCGGTCCGCCTCGAGGACCTCGGCTCCGCCCTCGCGCGCTGGGACATCGGCATCGACCCGCGCCTCCTCGCGGAGCTCAAGGAGCTCGCGGGGCCCGAGAACGTCGGCGACTACCGGAAGCTCCTCCAGGTCTTCCTCGAGGAGACCTCCAAACGTCTGGCCGAGGTGAAGGAGGCCTGCGCCGCGAAGGACGCGGACAGGGTCGCCGCGCTCGCGCACGGGCTCAAGGGCTCGAGCGGCAACGTGGGGGCCCGCTGGTTCGCCCAGTACTGCATGCGCCTCGAGGAGCTCGCCAAGGCGGGCGAGTTCGACGGGACCCCCGTCGTCCTCGACGCCCTCGCCGGCGAGTTCGGCCGCGTGCGCCGCGTCTTCGAGGACGAGCTCTCCGCCCTGCCGTCCGCATAG
- a CDS encoding homoserine dehydrogenase, translated as MKGPSIGVAVAGLGNVGREVARLLLARRASFRAALGADLRLAAVCDRRAAAEARRLGLPSSVRRTADWRELLGDPSVGVVVELFGGGSAARSLALAALRSGRRLVTANKLLVSERWPELARAAGGPGRLYYEASVAGAIPVLQALREGLAADRILSLRGILNGTTNFVLTEMIHGGKTLPEALARARALGLAERDASLDLGGHDAAHKLSVLASTVAGRWLPPRLIERAGIEALEPRDIRFALDKLGRTPRLVGTLVFDGGRVEAGVGPALVPLRHPLAGVHGATTPSSSTRTRPATSCSTGSAPAPARRRARPSATS; from the coding sequence ATGAAAGGACCCTCCATCGGCGTCGCAGTGGCCGGTCTCGGCAATGTCGGCCGCGAGGTCGCGCGCCTGCTCCTCGCGCGTCGCGCGTCCTTCCGGGCCGCCCTCGGCGCCGACCTGCGCCTCGCGGCCGTCTGCGACCGCCGCGCCGCCGCCGAGGCCCGCCGCCTCGGCCTTCCCTCCTCGGTGCGCCGGACCGCCGATTGGCGCGAGCTCCTCGGGGACCCCTCCGTGGGCGTCGTCGTCGAGCTCTTCGGCGGCGGCTCGGCCGCCCGCTCGCTCGCCCTCGCCGCCCTGCGCTCGGGACGGCGGCTCGTGACGGCGAACAAGCTGCTCGTCTCGGAGCGCTGGCCCGAGCTCGCGCGCGCCGCCGGAGGCCCGGGGCGCCTCTACTACGAGGCCTCGGTCGCGGGCGCCATCCCCGTCCTGCAGGCCCTGCGCGAGGGCCTCGCCGCCGACCGCATCCTCTCCCTGCGCGGCATCCTCAACGGCACCACGAACTTCGTCCTCACCGAGATGATCCACGGCGGGAAGACGCTGCCGGAGGCGCTGGCCCGGGCGCGGGCCCTCGGCCTGGCGGAGCGCGACGCCTCCCTCGACCTCGGCGGCCACGACGCGGCGCACAAGCTCTCGGTGCTGGCCTCCACGGTCGCGGGCCGCTGGCTCCCCCCGCGCCTCATCGAACGCGCGGGCATCGAGGCCCTGGAGCCGCGCGACATCCGCTTCGCCCTCGACAAGCTCGGACGCACCCCGCGCCTCGTCGGGACCCTGGTCTTCGACGGCGGGCGCGTCGAGGCCGGCGTCGGCCCCGCGCTGGTCCCCCTGCGCCATCCGCTCGCGGGCGTCCACGGCGCCACAACGCCGTCCTCGTCGACGCGGACCCGGCCGGCGACCTCATGTTCTACGGGCTCGGCGCCGGCCCCGGCCCGGCGGCGAGCGCGACCCTCGGCGACGTCCTGA
- a CDS encoding ACT domain-containing protein, which yields MFYGLGAGPGPAASATLGDVLSAARDVLAPARRPVQPSPAGAELSIRASAPASHYLRLRLADRPGALAALAGALARGRVSIAQIHQERPCGGAAAVMLVTHPLCARAMRAALAAVARLGAARGRPFCMRLLD from the coding sequence ATGTTCTACGGGCTCGGCGCCGGCCCCGGCCCGGCGGCGAGCGCGACCCTCGGCGACGTCCTGAGCGCGGCGCGCGACGTCCTGGCCCCCGCCCGGCGCCCCGTCCAGCCCTCCCCGGCCGGCGCGGAGCTGAGCATCCGGGCGTCCGCCCCGGCCTCCCACTACCTGCGCCTGCGCCTCGCCGACCGGCCCGGCGCCCTCGCCGCGCTCGCCGGCGCCCTCGCCCGCGGCCGCGTCTCCATCGCGCAGATCCACCAGGAACGCCCCTGCGGCGGCGCCGCCGCGGTCATGCTCGTCACCCACCCGCTCTGCGCGCGTGCGATGCGCGCCGCGCTCGCCGCCGTCGCGCGGCTCGGCGCCGCCCGCGGCCGTCCCTTCTGCATGAGGCTGCTGGATTGA
- the thrC gene encoding threonine synthase — protein sequence MKGLIERYRRRLPVGPRTPIVTLHEGGTPLVSAPRLARLCGLPEGAVHLKLEGMNPTGSFKDRGMTLAVSKALEERARGLLCASTGNTAASAAAYAARAGLPCAVLLPAGAVAAGKLVQALMHGARVLTVRGNFDSALTLAREAAREAGWTLVNSLNPYRIQGQKTAAFEVAEGLGRAPDLQFMPVGNAGNITAYWLGYTELGGRRPRMMGWQAAGAAPLVHGRPVERPKTVATAIRIGRPASWEGALRARDESDGMIGAVSDREILSAWRFLAEHEGVFCEPSSAAGAAGLLRFARAGGFRRMSAARRARLRAPSAGHSAEGTMRAEKDLRIAVILTGHGLKDPETPLTLRIRTRTVEPRLSAVLKALKEAA from the coding sequence TTGAAAGGACTCATCGAACGCTACCGACGGCGTCTGCCGGTCGGCCCGCGCACGCCGATCGTCACTCTGCACGAGGGAGGAACCCCGCTCGTGAGCGCCCCGCGCCTCGCGCGCCTCTGCGGGCTCCCCGAGGGCGCCGTGCACCTCAAGCTCGAGGGGATGAACCCGACCGGCTCCTTCAAGGACCGCGGCATGACGCTCGCCGTCTCCAAGGCGCTCGAGGAGCGCGCGCGGGGCCTGCTCTGCGCCTCGACGGGGAACACCGCCGCCTCCGCAGCGGCCTACGCGGCCCGCGCCGGCCTGCCCTGCGCGGTGCTCCTGCCCGCCGGGGCCGTCGCCGCGGGGAAGCTCGTGCAGGCCCTCATGCACGGCGCGCGGGTCCTCACGGTGCGCGGGAACTTCGATTCGGCGCTCACCCTGGCCCGCGAAGCGGCGCGGGAAGCGGGCTGGACGCTCGTGAACTCGCTGAACCCCTACCGCATCCAGGGGCAGAAGACCGCGGCCTTCGAGGTCGCCGAAGGGCTCGGCCGCGCGCCCGACCTCCAGTTCATGCCGGTCGGCAACGCCGGCAACATCACCGCCTACTGGCTCGGCTACACCGAGCTCGGCGGACGGCGCCCGCGCATGATGGGCTGGCAGGCCGCCGGGGCCGCCCCTCTCGTGCACGGCCGTCCCGTCGAGCGGCCGAAGACCGTGGCCACCGCCATCCGCATCGGCCGCCCCGCTTCCTGGGAAGGCGCCCTGCGCGCCCGCGACGAGTCGGACGGCATGATCGGCGCGGTCTCCGACCGCGAGATCCTCTCCGCCTGGCGCTTCCTCGCCGAGCATGAGGGGGTCTTCTGCGAGCCCTCGAGCGCGGCGGGAGCGGCCGGGCTGCTGCGCTTCGCCCGCGCGGGCGGCTTCCGCCGGATGAGCGCGGCCCGAAGAGCCCGCCTGCGCGCCCCTTCAGCGGGCCATAGCGCCGAAGGGACGATGCGAGCGGAGAAAGACCTGCGCATCGCCGTCATCCTCACGGGCCACGGCCTCAAGGACCCGGAGACCCCCCTCACTCTCCGCATCCGGACGAGGACCGTCGAGCCGCGCCTGAGCGCCGTCCTCAAAGCCCTGAAGGAGGCCGCATGA
- the thrB gene encoding homoserine kinase, with translation MSVISPERLRRRIRVRVPASTSNLGPGFDCLGMALKLYNDLELSWCPEHGEVLCEVEGEGFARLPRGEKNLVVQSFRQVLPKSRFPYALHLRMRNRIPLARGLGSSAAARLAGVLAAAALRDFRDLTVQDALAKACVLEGHPDNAVPAFHGGLCVSVLDAARPLWLKLRIPKDLGVVVCIPDYEVPTDKARRVLPARVALADAVHNSSRLALLIAALERGELGLLRVAMQDVLHQPYRRALMRGMDAVLGAALRAGAFGAAVSGAGPTMLALTLRGPKQAKVGREMQKAFFRSGVESRYLALDVETTGARIEIE, from the coding sequence ATGAGCGTCATCTCCCCCGAACGGCTGCGCCGCCGCATCCGGGTCCGCGTGCCCGCGAGCACCAGCAACCTCGGCCCCGGCTTCGACTGCCTGGGCATGGCCCTGAAGCTCTACAACGACCTCGAGCTCTCCTGGTGCCCCGAGCACGGGGAGGTCCTCTGCGAGGTCGAAGGCGAGGGCTTCGCGCGCCTGCCGCGCGGCGAGAAGAACCTCGTCGTCCAGTCCTTCCGCCAAGTGCTGCCCAAGTCCCGCTTCCCCTACGCGCTTCATCTGCGCATGCGCAACCGCATCCCCCTCGCGCGCGGACTGGGCTCGAGCGCCGCGGCGCGCCTGGCCGGAGTGCTCGCGGCGGCGGCGCTGCGCGACTTCCGCGACCTGACGGTCCAGGACGCCCTGGCGAAGGCCTGCGTCCTCGAGGGTCATCCGGACAACGCGGTCCCCGCCTTCCACGGCGGCCTCTGCGTCTCCGTGCTCGACGCGGCCCGCCCTCTCTGGCTCAAGCTGCGCATCCCCAAGGACCTCGGGGTCGTCGTCTGCATCCCCGACTACGAGGTCCCCACCGACAAGGCCCGACGCGTCCTGCCCGCGCGCGTCGCCCTCGCCGACGCCGTGCACAACTCCTCGCGCCTGGCCCTGCTCATCGCCGCCCTCGAGCGCGGCGAGCTCGGGCTCCTGCGGGTCGCCATGCAGGACGTCCTGCACCAGCCCTACCGCCGCGCGCTCATGCGCGGGATGGACGCCGTCCTCGGGGCCGCCCTGCGCGCCGGCGCCTTCGGCGCCGCCGTCTCCGGCGCGGGCCCCACGATGCTCGCGCTGACCCTGCGCGGCCCCAAACAGGCCAAGGTCGGACGCGAGATGCAGAAGGCCTTCTTCCGCTCCGGGGTCGAGAGCCGCTACCTCGCCCTCGACGTCGAGACCACGGGAGCGCGCATCGAGATCGAATGA
- a CDS encoding aspartate kinase, with translation MKFGGTSVADPEKILRAAGRAAAERRRGRRVVVVVSAPGEMTDELIALSRRVDEDPDPRELDALLAVGEQMSIALFAMACRRLGFPAVSLTGPQAGIRADERHTRSRILEIRPERVLRELALGKIVVVAGFQGEDPKAEVTTLGRGGSDLSAVALAAVLRAGRCEIFTDVKGVYTADPRIVPDARKLARVSFDEMLELADSGAQVLQARSIDVARRYGVRIHVRSSFQNVPGTWIEPAREDPMEDAVVVSLALDKGDVRLTVVGVPDRPGVAARVLTELAARDVPADMVVQSAPTHAGVNDISLMTPRAGAAAAKAALEAVARRIGAERVDVHDGVAKIAIVGTGFRRHAEIAARMFGTLADAGVNIQMISASDLKICAVVDGRHAETALRALHKAFGLARAKRGKRRSR, from the coding sequence ATGAAGTTCGGCGGCACCTCGGTGGCCGACCCGGAGAAGATCCTCCGGGCCGCCGGACGGGCCGCCGCCGAGCGCCGCCGGGGCCGCCGCGTCGTCGTCGTCGTCTCCGCCCCGGGGGAGATGACCGACGAACTCATCGCGCTCTCCCGCCGCGTCGACGAGGACCCGGACCCGCGCGAGCTCGACGCCCTGCTCGCCGTCGGCGAGCAGATGAGCATCGCGCTCTTCGCGATGGCCTGCCGGCGCCTGGGCTTCCCCGCGGTCTCGCTGACGGGCCCGCAGGCCGGCATCCGGGCCGACGAGCGCCACACCCGCTCGCGCATCCTCGAGATCCGCCCGGAGCGCGTCCTGCGCGAGCTCGCGCTCGGGAAGATCGTCGTCGTCGCCGGCTTCCAGGGGGAGGACCCCAAGGCCGAGGTCACGACGCTCGGCCGCGGCGGCTCGGACCTCAGCGCGGTCGCCCTCGCCGCCGTCCTGCGCGCCGGCCGCTGCGAGATCTTCACCGACGTGAAGGGGGTCTACACCGCCGACCCCCGCATCGTGCCCGACGCCCGCAAGCTGGCGCGGGTCTCCTTCGACGAGATGCTGGAGCTCGCGGACTCCGGCGCGCAGGTCCTACAGGCCCGCTCCATCGACGTCGCCCGCCGCTACGGCGTGCGCATCCACGTCCGTTCCTCGTTCCAGAACGTCCCCGGCACCTGGATCGAGCCCGCCCGGGAGGATCCCATGGAAGACGCCGTCGTCGTCAGCCTCGCCCTCGACAAGGGCGACGTCCGGCTCACCGTGGTCGGCGTCCCCGACCGCCCCGGGGTCGCCGCGCGCGTGCTCACCGAGCTCGCCGCCCGCGACGTCCCGGCCGACATGGTCGTGCAGTCGGCACCGACCCACGCCGGGGTCAACGACATCTCGCTGATGACCCCGCGCGCCGGGGCGGCCGCCGCCAAGGCGGCCCTCGAGGCCGTCGCCCGGCGCATCGGCGCCGAGCGCGTCGACGTCCACGACGGCGTCGCGAAGATCGCCATCGTCGGGACCGGCTTCCGGCGCCACGCGGAGATCGCCGCCCGCATGTTCGGCACCCTCGCCGACGCCGGGGTCAACATCCAGATGATCAGCGCCTCGGACCTCAAGATCTGCGCCGTCGTCGACGGGCGCCACGCGGAGACCGCGCTGCGCGCCCTGCACAAGGCCTTCGGACTCGCGCGCGCGAAGCGCGGGAAGAGACGGAGCCGTTAG